The Apium graveolens cultivar Ventura chromosome 11, ASM990537v1, whole genome shotgun sequence genome has a window encoding:
- the LOC141698424 gene encoding TMV resistance protein N-like, which produces MASFNFYQTPSTSSPTEWDVFLSFRGIDTRHTFADHLYSALDSMSIKTFRDTPELQSGEVIARALPDAIRKSKTYIIILSENYGSSRWCLDELVEIFDYSETMKRLVIPVFFKIEPAVVEHRKGKFAEAFEKHATRYDICTLAKWRVALETVGKISGHTVREKMYETDSIKEIVDRILFEIDPKTLDVPKYSVGLDSGVEDITALFRRKSKDTKSFIRIGIHGMAGVGKTTLAIAVFNQNYHRFQGSCFLANVREESETEKGKVRLQKQLVNDILKRKKYEINNVQSGIELIRSKICSRKVLIVVDDLDDPSPLEFLEGPFHMESIIIITTRNEDLLDTIKAEARYKVNELGNAESRHLFAQHAFGENLISDKLMELSKGILEGAEGLPLALKVYGNKFLNQEEKRWNGIINSFKRVSYALLEDRLRISYDTLKLVDPILQNIFLDIACLFIGHEEEEVVRILETCYEVVNDNIDRLKKRCLLRIDEKDKLGMHRLLRDMGREIAYNNSPRKPEEHSRLWVSKEICDVLRRLKGTEAIEGIISHNDLCSQHAQEETSFCTEAFKSMSNLRFLYLNKVKLTGSFKQTFEDVTWLCWKFCPLNCLPSEFLPQKLVILALPRSKLRTMWEVPQNFQESNSLNMPASLNFTTIPKFEFLETLNLEGSESLEEIYISSRSFKGLVSLNLCGCVSLRSLGETICDLKALKVLNIGKCQTLEALPTKLGDIDSLEVLNAEGLTILKLPDSIGHLSKLVELKLRCNTNLKTLPDTICDLSGLKILDIGYCEKLEVLPRELGNIKSLEELKAEGLTVLEIPNSIRHLSKLVELRLRCNKKLNTLPDAICDLSALKILDIGYCQGLRALPRELGNIKTLKELNAEGLMVSTLPDSIGYLSKLVVLRLSYNENLKMLPKTIRHMSSLEILDICRRQKLVKLARSSCSTLSKRILEIKASVVASETVSIPQPSGVSSWCKNPQNLDLKDCGRLVSIAELPPNLKRISADGCLSIESISNLCDLKQLEILNLTGCSGLKEIQGLEKLTSIKILHFTGCSSALLACVFTKRLFQIFSGFGHQVRIYTSEFPKWIEKSSHLASKVYSDLQPDMSSVFGGTILCFKVSKTNSFTYSIKSTTGDCTWSDRSYNGYRKSLMILIPRSIFSIENGDVRIEATSEDAEIHGIHLLYKMVDEYDHTPMNREEVVLLNS; this is translated from the exons ATGGCTTCTTTCAATTTTTATCAGACTCCCTCAACTTCAAGCCCTACTGAATGGGACGTTTTCTTAAGCTTCAGAGGCATAGATACACGACATACATTTGCCGATCATCTATACAGTGCCCTAGACAGCATGAGTATTAAAACATTCAGGGATACTCCTGAGCTGCAGAGTGGAGAAGTAATCGCAAGAGCTTTGCCTGATGCTATTAGAAAATCCAAGACTTATATTATTATCCTCTCTGAAAATTATGGTTCTTCGCGTTGGTGCCTTGATGAGCTGGTAGAGATCTTCGATTATTCTGAAACAATGAAGAGATTGGTCATTCCTGTATTTTTTAAGATTGAACCAGCTGTTGTGGAACACCGGAAAGGGAAATTTGCTGAAGCTTTCGAGAAGCATGCAACTCGTTATGATATATGTACATTGGCAAAGTGGCGCGTTGCTCTGGAGACGGTGGGGAAGATTTCAGGTCACACTGTCCGTGAGAAAAT GTATGAAACTGATTCTATCAAAGAAATCGTTGATAGAATTCTATTTGAAATAGACCCGAAAACTTTAGATGTTCCCAAATATTCAGTGGGGTTGGATTCTGGTGTTGAAGACATAACGGCATTGTTCCGCAGAAAAAGCAAAGATACAAAAAGTTTCATTAGGATTGGTATTCATGGTATGGCTGGAGTAGGTAAAACAACTCTTGCCATAGCTGTGTTCAACCAAAACTATCACCGCTTTCAGGGCAGCTGCTTTCTAGCCAACGTTAGAGAAGAATCAGAAACAGAAAAGGGTAAAGTACGTTTACAGAAGCAACTTGTAAATGATATTCTTAAACGTAAGAAATATGAGATTAACAATGTTCAGAGTGGAATTGAGTTGATAAGAAGTAAAATTTGTTCGAGGAAAGTTTTGATTGTTGTTGATGATTTGGATGACCCAAGTCCACTTGAATTCTTAGAAGGACCATTTCATATGGAGAGCATAATCATTATCACAACAAGAAATGAAGATCTACTGGATACAATTAAGGCAGAAGCTAGATACAAGGTAAATGAACTGGGTAATGCTGAGTCACGTCATCTTTTTGCCCAGCATGCATTTGGAGAGAATTTGATATCCGACAAGTTAATGGAATTATCCAAGGGCATTCTAGAAGGTGCTGAAGGGCTTCCTTTAGCTCTTAAGGTTTATGGTAATAAATTTCTTAACCAAGAAGAGAAAAGATGGAATGGCATCATCAATTCATTTAAACGAGTTTCCTATGCGCTGCTTGAGGATAGACTTCGCATTAGCTATGATACGTTAAAATTGGTTGATCCAATCCTGCAGAATATTTTCTTAGACATTGCTTGTTTATTCATCGGACATGAGGAAGAAGAGGTTGTTCGAATTTTGGAAACTTGTTACGAGGTCGTCAATGATAATATTGACCGTCTAAAGAAAAGATGTTTACTAAGAATAGATGAAAAGGATAAGTTGGGAATGCATCGTCTGCTCAGGGACATGGGAAGGGAAATTGCGTATAACAACTCTCCTCGTAAGCCTGAAGAACATAGTAGATTGTGGGTATCAAAAGAAATATGTGATGTATTGAGGAGGCTCAAG GGAACAGAAGCTATTGAAGGTATCATCTCTCACAACGACCTTTGCTCTCAGCATGCACAAGAGGAAACATCATTCTGTACAGAAGCATTCAAAAGCATGAGTAACTTGAGATTTCTTTACCTCAACAAAGTAAAGCTCACTGGAAGCTTTAAGCAGACATTTGAAGATGTGACTTGGCTTTGTTGGAAGTTTTGCCCTTTAAATTGTTTACCTTCAGAATTTCTTCCACAAAAATTAGTTATTCTTGCGTTGCCTCGAAGCAAATTGAGAACAATGTGGGAG GTTCCGCAGAATTTCCAAGAGTCAAATAGTCTAAACATGCCGGCTTCTCTAAATTTTACTACAATTCCAAAATTCGAGTTTCTAGAAACTTTAAATCTCGAGGGCTCTGAAAGCTTGGAAGAGATTTACATATCAAGTAGAAGCTTCAAGGGGCTTGTTTCCTTAAATTTGTGTGGTTGTGTGAGTCTGAGAAGTCTTGGGGAGACCATTTGCGACTTAAAAGCACTGAAAGTGCTAAATATCGGGAAATGCCAAACCCTTGAAGCTTTGCCTACTAAATTAGGAGACATTGACTCCCTAGAAGTGCTCAATGCAGAGGGACTAACTATTTTAAAATTACCTGATTCAATCGGACATCTTAGTAAGCTGGTTGAGCTGAAATTAAGGTGTAATACAAACCTTAAAACTCTTCCAGATACCATATGTGACTTGTCAGGGCTGAAAATTCTAGATATTGGGTATTGTGAAAAGCTGGAAGTGTTGCCTAGAGAGTTGGGAAACATTAAATCCCTAGAAGAGCTCAAGGCAGAGGGACTAACTGTTTTGGAAATACCCAATTCGATCAGACATCTTAGTAAGCTTGTTGAGCTGCGATTAAGGTGTAACAAGAAGCTTAATACTCTTCCAGACGCCATATGTGACTTGTCAGCGCTGAAAATTCTAGATATTGGATATTGTCAAGGGCTGAGAGCATTGCCTAGAGAGTTGGGAAATATTAAAACCCTAAAAGAACTCAATGCAGAGGGACTAATGGTTTCAACATTACCTGATTCAATCGGATATCTTAGTAAGCTTGTTGTACTAAGATTAAGTTATAACGAGAACCTTAAAATGCTTCCAAAAACTATTCGCCACATGAGTTCACTGGAAATTTTGGATATTTGTAGGCGTCAAAAATTGGTGAAACTTGCAAGATCAAGTTGTTCTACCCTATCTAAAAGAATTCTTGAAATAAAAGCAAGTGTGGTTGCATCTGAGACTGTTTCCATTCCCCAACCTTCTGGTGTTAGTAGTTGGTGCAAAAACCCACAAAATCTTGATCTTAAAGATTGTGGTCGTCTAGTGTCTATTGCAGAACTTCCTCCAAATTTGAAGCGGATAAGTGCAGATGGTTGTTTGTCAAtagaaagtatttcaaatttatGCGATTTGAAACAGTTGGAGATACTGAACCTCACAGGTTGTAGTGGTTTGAAAGAGATTCAAGGCTTGGAGAAGTTAACATCTATTAAAATACTTCACTTCACAGGTTGCAGTTCAGCTCTTCTGGCATGCGTTTTTACAAAGCGTTTGTTCCAG ATATTCTCTGGATTTGGTCATCAAGTAAGAATATATACATCAGAGTTTCCCAAGTGGATTGAAAAATCGAGTCATTTAGCATCAAAAGTGTACTCAGATTTGCAGCCAGATATGTCAAGTGTTTTTGGGGGGACGATCCTTTGCTTTAAAGTCTCTAAGACTAATTCTTTCACTTACTCGATTAAAAGTACCACAGGTGATTGTACATGGAGTGATCGATCATATAATGGTTACCGCAAATCATTGATGATACTAATACCAAGATCAATATTCTCAATCGAAAATGGTGATGTTAGAATTGAAGCGACATCGGAGGATGCAGAGATTCATGGAATTCATTTACTCTACAAAATGGTTGATGAATACGATCACACCCCTATGAACAGAGAGGAAGTGGTCTTGCTAAACAGTTGA
- the LOC141695052 gene encoding disease resistance protein RPP2A-like codes for MASASNKFIDTPYHSSPHWDVFLSFYGKDTRRNFVSHLYYALELAGILTFRDDPGLSKGEEISSRLLNAIRNSKKFIVVLSENYARSPWCLEELAEILSTSEGRNIPVIPIFYHVDPSNVRHQKGSFGEALQYHKKRYSVDVIDNWKYALAAIGKLRGYHLQGDSNESEAIMEIVDEILPKINPKTCWDVFLSFCSVDTRYTFSAHLYSVLERHGLQTYKGDPELHSGDKIPASLLQAIKESKMYIVVISGNFASSYSCLDELVQILECCTSFGRLVVPLFYNIEPSVVRHQTGCFRQAFEKHESHFDMDRLAKWRATLMNVATISGYQVRENMYEADIINKVVDRVLLEINPRTLDVAKYPVGLGSRVRGITTLLDNDIEGITRIGIHGMGGVGKTTLAKAVYNQNYHRFQGSCFLENVREVSRTERGLVSLQQKLICDVLKCKNINIDNIYQGIVLIRARICSKQILIVIDDLDNPMVLDFLVGPFASGSTTIITTRNEDLLDSINVEARYKVNELGDTESRRLFSQHAFGDNEIPHTFTELSQEILERAGGLPLALNIFGSNLLNQSKDGVISMDRLEQLSSDDVEKNLQISFDSLKLVDPMLQDIFLDIACFFVGWIKEEVVRIMETCYTFVNDNIDILKKRCLLTINDRDELEMHDLLRDMGREIARNGYLDDPGKHSRLWKSQDIYDVLKEHKGTEAIEGIVSRNVNYQDGFEGESFSMETFKKMSKLRFLYLKKINLTGSFDQTFEDLRWLFWDNCPLKCLPSDFYPEELAILELPYSKMTTMWESNNVDSRVFEKLKTLNMSYSVDLITTPDFTKLPCLETLNFEGCKSLEEVNISIESLTRLVSLNLRGCVNLRSIPDSICNLRALTTLNIGGCSNLIALPSELGNIESLTEVDAWGLTVSEIPDSVRRLSKFVELKLGNTEHLETPRSSASDSTPTMWDVFLSFRGSDTRNNFASHLYSALDHHGVRTFRDNSELSSGERISSALPQAIHESKTYIVVFSENYASSHWCLDELLEILNCKESMQRRVIPIYYNIDPVVVRHQTGSFEKAFRKHEIHLADGTEKLKKWRLALTKVAMFSGYHIAEHRSEIDVIKKIVDEVMLQLNPKALTVVKYPIRFDSRVKDILEMLSTCTEGFIRIGIYGVGGGGKTTLAKALYNQLLLSGSFKGSCFLSDVRDISGTVNGLASLQQQLINDVLKSKKKIEVCNVDEGITLIKERICPVKVLVVLDDLDDVKQYGSLIGSFASESVVIITTRDEAILNRIKLEPRYRYRVDKLNDVESLAIFTRHAFGEAKPDSNLMVLSQEIISYASGLPLALKVFGSYLYKRTELEWKSFLEKLQQSPERNIQQKIQSSLDALEMDDPLLKKIFLDIACFFIGKKKEDVVEILGTYYSYVDHRFDILKQRCLLTINKRNELGMHDLLRDVGREIARNNSPDEPEKHSRLWVSEDIYNVLKNNKGSSATEGIIPHNHSELEGKSFSTKAFKRMSKLRFLYLKKVDLAGSFEQIFEDLRWLCWDYCPLKSLPSEFDPKKLVILELPHSSMRALWELNMVSHVFKELKTLNMSYSQDLTSTPDFSNLPGLETLNLKRCESLEEVHISIGSLERLVSLDLHGCVKLRSLPDTICNLRALEVLDIHDCTSLKALPTALGGIVSLKELNAEKLSVSNLPDSIGHLSKLVDLRLSYNKDLQTLPDTIYNLKSLEKLDIGYCSHLRDIAKLPPNLKCISADGCTSIKDLPNLSNLKQLEELDLTDCISLKEIQGLEELTSIKRLYLEGCSSSLLPYFRNLLHQVGE; via the exons ATGGCTAGCGCAAGTAATAAATTTATTGATACTCCTTATCATTCGTCTCCTCACTGGGACGTTTTCTTGAGCTTTTATGGTAAGGACACACGCAGAAACTTCGTCTCCCATCTCTACTATGCTTTGGAACTAGCAGGAATACTAACATTTCGAGATGATCCCGGACTTTCAAAGGGCGAAGAAATTTCATCACGTCTTCTTAACGCCATCAGAAATTCAAAGAAATTCATAGTTGTTCTCTCGGAGAACTATGCTCGTTCACCGTGGTGCCTTGAAGAGCTTGCGGAGATCCTTAGTACTTCCGAGGGAAGAAATATCCCGGTCATTCCAATATTTTACCACGTTGATCCATCAAATGTACGACACCAAAAAGGAAGTTTTGGGGAAGCTCTTCAGTATCACAAGAAGCGTTACTCTGTTGATGTGATAGACAATTGGAAATATGCTCTTGCCGCAATTGGGAAGTTAAGAGGATACCATCTACAAGGAGATTCAAATGA GTCTGAAGCTATCATGGAAATTGTAGATGAGATTCTACCAAAAATAAATCCAAAGACTTGTTGGGACGTTTTCTTGAGCTTTTGCAGTGTAGACACTCGATATACGTTTTCCGCTCATTTATACTCTGTGCTGGAGCGTCATGGACTTCAAACATATAAAGGTGATCCGGAGCTACACAGTGGAGACAAAATCCCAGCCTCATTGCTCCAAGCTATTAAAGAATCCAAGATGTACATTGTTGTCATCTCAGGAAACTTCGCTTCTTCATATTCGTGCCTTGACGAACTGGTCCAGATCCTTGAGTGTTGCACATCATTTGGAAGATTGGTTGTTCCGTTGTTTTATAACATTGAACCATCTGTTGTGCGTCACCAAACTGGATGTTTTAGACAAGCTTTTGAAAAACATGAAAGTCATTTTGATATGGATAGATTGGCAAAGTGGCGTGCTACACTGATGAACGTGGCCACCATTTCAGGATACCAAGTCCGTGAAAATAT GTATGAAGCTGATATCATCAACAAAGTTGTTGATAGGGTTTTACTAGAAATAAATCCCAGGACTTTGGATGTTGCTAAATATCCAGTTGGGTTGGGTTCTCGTGTTAGAGGGATAACAACATTGTTGGACAACGATATAGAAGGCATCACTAGAATTGGTATACATGGTATGGGTGGAGTTGGCAAAACAACTCTTGCCAAAGCTGTGTATAACCAAAACTATCATCGGTTTCAAGGCAGCTGCTTCCTAGAAAACGTTAGGGAGGTTTCACGAACGGAAAGAGGCCTAGTATCTTTACAACAGAAACTTATCTGTGATGTTCTTAAATGTAAGAACATTAACATTGACAATATTTACCAAGGAATTGTTTTGATAAGAGCTAGAATTTGTTCAAAACAAATTCTGATTGTTATTGATGACTTAGACAACCCAATGGTACTGGATTTTTTGGTAGGGCCATTTGCTTCCGGAAGTACAACCATTATTACTACAAGAAATGAAGATCTACTGGATTCAATTAATGTAGAAGCCAGATACAAGGTAAATGAATTGGGTGATACTGAGTCGCGACGCCTTTTTAGCCAACATGCATTCGGCGATAATGAAATACCCCACACATTCACGGAATTGTCCCAAGAAATTTTGGAACGTGCTGGAGGGCTGCCATTGGCTCTTAACATTTTTGGCTCAAACTTGCTTAACCAATCCAAGGACGGAGTTATATCTATGGACAGATTGGAACAACTTTCCAGTGACGATGTTGAAAAAAATCTTCAGATTAGCTTTGATTCATTGAAATTGGTTGATCCTATGCTGCAGGACATTTTCCTAGACATTGCTTGCTTTTTTGTCGGATGGATAAAAGAAGAGGTTGTTAGAATAATGGAAACCTGTTATACCTTTGTCAATGACAATATTGACATTCTAAAGAAAAGGTGTTTACTAACAATTAATGATAGAGATGAGTTGGAAATGCATGATCTGCTCAGGGATATGGGAAGGGAAATTGCACGTAACGGCTATCTTGATGATCCTGGAAAACATAGTAGATTGTGGAAATCACAAGATATTTATGATGTTTTGAAAGAGCACAAG GGAACAGAAGCAATAGAAGGTATTGTATCTAGAAATGTTAATTACCAGGATGGATTTGAAGGAGAATCATTTAGTATGGAAACTTTCAAAAAGATGAGTAAATTGAGATTTCTTTATCTCAAAAAGATAAATCTCACTGGAAGCTTTGATCAAACATTTGAAGATTTGAGGTGGCTATTTTGGGATAATTGTCCTTTGAAGTGTTTACCTTCTGATTTTTACCCAGAAGAACTTGCTATCCTGGAGTTGCCTTATAGCAAAATGACAACAATGTGGGAGTCAAACAATGTG GATTCCCGGGTTTTTGAAAAGTTAAAGACTCTGAACATGTCCTATTCAGTGGACTTAATTACAACTCCGGACTTCACTAAATTACCGTGTCTTGAAACATTAAATTTTGAGGGTTGCAAAAGTTTGGAGGAGGTTAACATATCAATTGAAAGTTTGACGAGGCTTGTTTCCTTAAATTTGCGAGGTTGTGTGAATTTAAGAAGTATTCCGGACAGCATTTGCAACTTGAGAGCCCTAACAACTTTGAATATCGGTGGCTGCAGTAATTTAATAGCTTTGCCTTCAGAATTGGGGAACATTGAATCTCTGACAGAGGTTGATGCGTGGGGACTGACTGTTTCGGAAATACCAGATTCGGTCAGACGTCTTAGTAAGTTTGTTGAGTTGAAGTTAGGTAATACTGAACACCTTGAAACTCCACGCTCTTCTGCTTCGGATTCAACTCCTACTATGTGGGATGTTTTCTTGAGTTTCCGTGGTTCAGACACTCGAAATAACTTTGCAAGTCATTTGTACTCTGCCTTAGATCATCATGGAGTTCGAACATTTAGGGATAATTCTGAACTAAGCAGCGGAGAAAGAATCTCAAGTGCATTGCCTCAAGCTATTCATGAATCCAAGACTTACATTGTtgttttctctgaaaattatgctTCTTCACATTGGTGCCTTGATGAGCTTCTAGAGATCCTCAATTGTAAAGAATCAATGCAAAGAAGGGTTATTCCTATTTATTACAACATTGATCCAGTTGTCGTGCGTCACCAAACTGGGAGTTTTGAGAAAGCTTTCAGAAAACATGAAATTCATTTAGCGGATGGAACGGAGAAACTGAAAAAGTGGCGCCTTGCACTAACAAAAGTTGCCATGTTCTCAGGATACCATATAGCTGAACACAG GTCTGAGATTGATGTTATCAAAAAAATTGTTGACGAGGTTATGTTACAATTGAATCCCAAGGCTTTAACTGTTGTCAAATATCCAATAAGGTTTGATTCTCGCGTTAAAGACATTTTAGAAATGTTAAGCACTTGCACAGAAGGTTTCATTAGGATTGGTATATATGGTGTCGGTGGAGGGGGTAAAACAACTTTGGCCAAAGCTCTTTACAATCAACTCTTGCTAAGTGGTTCCTTTAAGGGTAGCTGCTTTCTCTCAGACGTTAGGGATATTTCGGGAACAGTAAATGGCCTAGCATCTTTACAACAGCAGCTAATTAATGATGTTcttaaaagtaaaaaaaaaattgagGTCTGTAATGTTGACGAAGGAATTACACTTATAAAAGAAAGAATTTGTCCAGTTAAAGTTCTGGTTGTTCTTGATGATTTGGATGATGTTAAACAATATGGATCTCTGATAGGATCATTTGCTTCTGAGAGTGTAGTAATTATAACTACAAGGGATGAAGCAATACTCAACCGAATTAAATTAGAACCTAGATATCGCTACAGGGTTGATAAGTTGAATGATGTTGAGTCACTGGCAATATTTACCCGACATGCATTTGGAGAGGCTAAGCCAGACAGCAATTTAATGGTATTGTCCCAAGAAATTATAAGTTATGCTTCTGGGCTTCCATTGGCTCTTAAGGTTTTCGGCTCTTATTTGTATAAGCGAACAGAGTTAGAATGGAAATCTTTCTTAGAGAAACTACAGCAATCTCCTGAAAGAAATATCCAGCAAAAAATTCAAAGTAGCCTGGATGCTTTAGAAATGGATGATCCATTGTTGAAGAAAATATTTTTAGATATTGCTTGTTTTTTCATTGGAAAAAAGAAAGAGGACGTGGTCGAAATATTGGGAACTTATTATTCCTATGTAGATCATCGCTTTGATATTCTGAAGCAAAGATGTTTACTGACAATAAATAAAAGAAATGAGTTGGGGATGCATGATCTACTTAGGGATGTGGGAAGGGAAATTGCCCGTAACAACTCTCCTGATGAGCCCGAAAAACATAGCAGACTGTGGGTATCAGAAGATATATACAATGTGTTGAAAAACAACAAG GGATCAAGCGCAACTGAAGGTATTATCCCTCACAACCATTCAGAACTAGAAGGAAAATCATTCAGTACCAAAGCATTCAAAAGGATGAGCAAATTAAGATTTCTTTACCTCAAAAAGGTAGATCTTGCTGGAAGCTTTGAACAGATATTTGAAGATTTGAGGTGGCTCTGTTGGGACTACTGCCCTTTGAAATCTTTACCTTCTGAATTTGACCCCAAAAAACTTGTTATTCTTGAATTGCCTCATAGCAGCATGAGAGCACTATGGGAGCTGAACATG GTTTCACATGTTTTTAAAGAATTAAAGACTCTAAACATGTCATATTCCCAAGATTTAACTTCAACTCCAGACTTCAGTAATCTACCGGGACTTGAAACTTTAAATCTTAAGAGGTGCGAAAGTTTGGAGGAGGTCCACATATCAATAGGAAGTTTGGAGAGGCTTGTTTCCTTAGATTTGCATGGTTGTGTGAAGCTAAGAAGTCTTCCTGACACCATTTGCAACTTGCGAGCTTTGGAAGTTTTAGATATTCATGATTGCACTAGTCTAAAAGCATTGCCTACGGCATTGGGGGGCATTGTATCACTGAAAGAACTCAATGCGGAGAAACTAAGTGTTTCAAACCTACCGGATTCGATAGGACATCTTAGCAAACTTGTGGACCTGAGATTAAGTTATAACAAGGACCTTCAAACTCTTCCAGACACCATTTACAACTTGAAATCACTGGAAAAGCTTGATATTGGATATTGTAGTCATCTGAGGGATATTGCAAAATTACCTCCTAATCTTAAATGTATAAGTGCAGATGGTTGTACGTCTATAAAAGATTTACCAAATCTATCCAATTTGAAACAGTTAGAGGAGTTGGACCTTACAGATTGTATCAGTTTGAAAGAGATTCAAGGCTTGGAGGAGCTCACTTCTATCAAAAGGCTTTATCTGGAAGGTTGCAGCTCATCTCTTCTGCCATATTTCAGGAACCTTTTACATCAG GTGGGAGAATAA